One part of the Salinivirga cyanobacteriivorans genome encodes these proteins:
- a CDS encoding amylo-alpha-1,6-glucosidase: MSYLKFDKSQLINLEYALNRELLRTNRKGSYACSSIIDCNTRKYHGLLVTEVPEVDDGKHVLLNNLDATIVHKDMEFNLGIHKYAGGVYQPKGHKYVQDFDAEDIPVLTYNIGDVVITKEKILDNEHDRILIRYEVVETSAPIKLRLRPFLTFRNVHSLAKANMYANTKAEMVRNGIRIKLYEGYPFLYLQVNSEPEYIHVPDWYYNVEYAEEQKRGYEYKEDLFTPGFFEVRLRKNESIVFAAGVDEMKPTGIKHRFTSLRKTRTPRVSFENCLINSAQQFIERHHKTTSLVAGFPWYGSNARQTMIALPGVTLSIGDVDSCKKILNTFIRRMNGPLFPTSLAYNSERYDQMDTPLWFFNVLQELEKADPRIDIYEKYGAVMKKILNGYRDGTMHNIKMNDYALVYGGDGDIPLTWMDAKVKEKPVTPRKGMPVEVQALWFNALQYTYNKAKEKKDARFTEDWFYYLDVVKSSFLSRFWDDEKGYLADYASTKEVYWNVTPNQIIAAALPYSMLSDEQSEQVIKTVKKQLLTSRGLRTLSPANPEYQPQYEGNQYERDRAFHKGTAWPWLLEYYVKANYKIYGVKALDEIMEIYHAFEEDMNDYGIGTIAEIYDGDPPHYPRGAISQASSVAALLQIRMMIQELLVLKQN, encoded by the coding sequence ATGAGTTATTTGAAATTCGACAAATCCCAGCTAATAAACCTGGAATACGCGTTAAACAGGGAATTGTTGCGAACTAATCGCAAGGGATCCTATGCCTGCTCAAGTATAATTGATTGCAATACGCGAAAATATCATGGCCTTTTGGTTACCGAGGTGCCAGAGGTCGACGATGGCAAGCATGTATTGCTTAATAATCTGGATGCCACAATAGTACATAAGGATATGGAGTTTAATCTTGGCATTCATAAGTATGCCGGTGGAGTGTATCAACCCAAAGGACATAAATATGTACAGGATTTTGATGCAGAAGATATCCCTGTGCTTACATACAATATTGGTGATGTGGTGATAACCAAAGAAAAAATTCTTGATAATGAACATGACCGCATTTTGATTCGCTATGAGGTGGTTGAAACATCTGCTCCTATAAAACTGCGGTTACGACCCTTTTTAACTTTTAGAAATGTGCATAGCCTGGCGAAAGCCAATATGTATGCGAATACAAAAGCAGAAATGGTTAGAAATGGTATTCGCATTAAATTATATGAAGGATATCCGTTTTTATATCTGCAAGTTAATAGCGAACCGGAATATATTCATGTTCCTGATTGGTATTACAACGTAGAATATGCTGAGGAGCAAAAGCGAGGCTATGAGTATAAAGAAGATCTGTTTACACCAGGTTTTTTTGAGGTTAGGCTTCGCAAAAACGAAAGTATTGTGTTTGCTGCCGGTGTAGATGAAATGAAGCCAACAGGTATAAAACACAGGTTTACCAGTTTGCGCAAAACAAGAACTCCAAGGGTAAGTTTTGAGAATTGCCTTATTAATAGCGCTCAGCAGTTTATTGAACGACATCATAAAACCACCAGTCTTGTAGCAGGATTTCCTTGGTACGGAAGTAATGCCCGCCAAACCATGATTGCTTTGCCCGGCGTTACATTATCAATTGGTGATGTGGATAGCTGTAAAAAAATACTGAATACATTTATAAGACGAATGAATGGTCCGCTATTCCCAACATCATTAGCCTATAACTCCGAGCGTTATGATCAGATGGATACGCCACTCTGGTTCTTTAATGTGCTGCAGGAACTGGAAAAAGCTGATCCCCGGATTGATATTTATGAAAAATACGGTGCCGTAATGAAGAAAATCTTAAATGGCTACAGGGACGGCACTATGCATAATATAAAAATGAACGATTATGCCCTGGTTTACGGCGGCGATGGCGACATTCCACTTACCTGGATGGATGCAAAAGTAAAAGAGAAACCCGTAACACCAAGAAAAGGTATGCCCGTCGAAGTGCAGGCACTTTGGTTCAATGCATTGCAATATACCTACAATAAGGCCAAAGAGAAGAAAGACGCAAGGTTTACTGAAGATTGGTTTTATTACCTGGATGTGGTAAAAAGTTCATTTTTATCACGTTTTTGGGATGATGAAAAAGGCTATTTGGCTGACTACGCCTCCACCAAGGAAGTTTACTGGAACGTTACGCCGAATCAAATTATAGCTGCTGCCTTGCCTTATAGTATGCTTTCTGACGAACAAAGTGAGCAAGTAATAAAAACGGTAAAAAAACAATTGCTTACATCAAGGGGTTTGCGCACTTTATCCCCCGCAAATCCGGAATATCAGCCACAGTATGAAGGTAATCAGTATGAGCGTGACCGTGCTTTTCATAAAGGCACTGCATGGCCCTGGTTACTCGAATACTATGTTAAAGCCAACTATAAAATTTATGGAGTAAAAGCGCTTGATGAAATTATGGAAATTTACCATGCCTTTGAAGAGGATATGAACGACTATGGAATAGGAACGATTGCCGAAATTTATGATGGTGACCCACCACATTATCCCAGAGGAGCAATTTCCCAGGCCTCCAGTGTTGCTGCGCTTTTGCAAATTCGAATGATGATTCAGGAATTACTCGTATTGAAACAAAACTAA
- a CDS encoding aminoacyl-histidine dipeptidase — MNELKNLSPKLVWSYFEEICQVPRPSKKEEKIIEYLVDFAKKHNLEHRIDKAGNVLITKEATKGYEKLETVVLQSHMDMVCEANKDKKHDFDKDPIEPVIDGNWVKANGTTLGADDGIGMAAELAILADDSIEHGPVECLFTVDEETGLTGAFALEPDFFKGKYLVNLDSEDEGELFIGCAGGIDTLATFTYKEKDLKADHQPFTINITGLKGGHSGDEIHKGLGNSIKILVRFLQDAQVKFKIRLAEIDGGKVRNAIPREATAVFTVDKKYAKDLQAFFSKFEADIKNELKTTEPNLKLTLDQEGNPESLIDKETQQNLLNALHGVRHGVFEMSRDIEGLVETSTNLASVKMNNKNKIDIVTSQRSSVDSAKHDVKETVASVFRLAGAEIKHSDGYPGWEPNTDSAILNVTKTSYEKLFKNEPIVRAIHAGLECGLFLEKYPYLDMISFGPTIRDAHSPDEKIDIETTQKFWDLLLDILKKIPEKK; from the coding sequence ATGAACGAATTGAAAAACCTATCACCGAAACTAGTTTGGTCCTATTTTGAAGAAATTTGTCAGGTACCCCGTCCCTCAAAGAAAGAAGAAAAGATAATCGAATATCTTGTGGATTTTGCGAAAAAGCACAACCTCGAACATCGCATTGATAAAGCAGGTAATGTGCTAATAACCAAAGAAGCCACAAAAGGTTATGAAAAACTGGAAACCGTGGTACTGCAGAGCCATATGGATATGGTTTGCGAAGCCAATAAAGATAAAAAACACGATTTTGACAAAGATCCTATTGAACCTGTGATCGATGGTAACTGGGTAAAAGCCAATGGTACTACGCTAGGCGCAGATGACGGCATAGGAATGGCAGCAGAACTAGCTATTTTAGCTGATGATTCCATTGAACACGGGCCAGTAGAGTGCCTCTTTACAGTAGATGAAGAAACCGGCCTTACAGGTGCTTTTGCTCTTGAACCCGATTTTTTCAAAGGTAAATACCTCGTAAACCTTGACTCTGAAGATGAAGGTGAACTATTTATAGGTTGTGCAGGTGGAATCGATACCCTGGCCACTTTTACCTACAAGGAAAAAGATTTGAAAGCTGATCACCAACCTTTTACAATAAATATTACTGGTCTTAAAGGTGGTCACAGCGGAGATGAAATTCACAAAGGCCTTGGAAACAGCATCAAAATACTTGTGCGATTTCTACAGGATGCACAGGTTAAATTTAAAATAAGACTTGCAGAAATTGATGGCGGAAAAGTGCGTAACGCTATTCCTAGAGAAGCAACAGCTGTTTTCACAGTTGATAAAAAATATGCTAAAGACCTTCAGGCTTTCTTCTCAAAATTTGAGGCCGATATTAAAAATGAATTAAAAACAACCGAACCTAACTTAAAGCTTACGCTTGATCAGGAAGGCAATCCGGAATCACTCATTGACAAAGAAACTCAACAGAATTTACTCAACGCACTACATGGTGTAAGACACGGAGTATTTGAGATGAGCCGTGATATAGAAGGATTGGTAGAAACATCTACCAACCTGGCCAGTGTAAAAATGAACAATAAAAACAAAATCGATATTGTAACTTCACAGCGTAGTTCAGTAGATTCTGCAAAACACGATGTCAAAGAGACTGTAGCATCAGTTTTCCGTTTGGCAGGAGCAGAAATAAAGCACAGCGACGGTTATCCGGGATGGGAGCCCAATACAGATTCAGCCATTCTGAATGTGACCAAAACCTCGTATGAAAAACTGTTTAAAAACGAACCTATTGTTCGTGCTATTCATGCAGGGCTTGAGTGTGGCCTGTTTTTAGAAAAATATCCTTATTTGGATATGATTTCTTTTGGCCCCACAATTCGGGATGCGCACTCGCCAGACGAAAAAATTGATATTGAAACCACTCAAAAATTCTGGGATTTACTACTCGATATACTGAAAAAAATCCCTGAGAAAAAATAA
- a CDS encoding sulfite exporter TauE/SafE family protein has protein sequence MIAEYFTSLDPWSWQAISMLIGAGFLVGVINTIAGSGTVITYSLFMLMGLPANMANGTVRIGVIMQTLAATLTFKKAKILELRKGFFISLPIVVGSVVGAQIAVSIPHDIFEKVLAVVLIFMVVFIFFDPSKWIHGQQILNNKRLGWWQYLLFFLTGVYGGFIHIGVGIFLLTALVLAAGYDLVRANAIKIMAVFLYAPFALAVFIINGEVNYHLGLIAAIGNLIGGITASKLAIKKGAGFIRWFLIVIIVLFAMKLLNIFELS, from the coding sequence ATGATTGCAGAATATTTCACTTCGCTCGATCCATGGTCATGGCAAGCTATAAGTATGCTAATAGGTGCCGGATTTTTGGTGGGAGTTATTAATACCATTGCCGGAAGTGGAACTGTAATAACCTACAGCCTTTTCATGCTCATGGGGCTCCCGGCCAACATGGCCAATGGTACAGTGCGCATTGGCGTTATTATGCAAACGCTTGCCGCCACCCTAACTTTCAAAAAAGCTAAAATACTCGAACTACGTAAAGGGTTCTTCATAAGCCTGCCCATTGTAGTTGGATCTGTTGTAGGTGCTCAAATTGCGGTGTCAATACCGCACGATATATTTGAAAAAGTACTTGCCGTAGTACTTATTTTCATGGTTGTATTTATATTTTTCGACCCTTCAAAATGGATTCACGGCCAACAAATACTCAACAACAAAAGACTTGGATGGTGGCAATACCTGCTATTTTTCTTAACTGGTGTTTATGGCGGATTTATACATATTGGCGTAGGTATATTTTTATTAACCGCATTGGTACTTGCAGCCGGTTATGATCTGGTAAGGGCCAATGCAATAAAAATAATGGCTGTTTTTCTATATGCGCCTTTTGCACTTGCCGTTTTCATAATTAACGGAGAGGTAAATTATCATTTAGGTTTAATTGCTGCCATTGGAAATTTAATTGGCGGCATAACCGCCTCAAAATTAGCTATAAAAAAAGGTGCGGGTTTTATCAGGTGGTTTCTAATTGTAATTATAGTGCTCTTCGCAATGAAATTATTAAATATATTTGAACTTTCTTAA
- the mltG gene encoding endolytic transglycosylase MltG: protein MLKKIIILLVTALLAGFGIAGYLAWKYVYKSNVDLTEDQISFYIQTGNNYEDVFEKLDSLDIIDNPNTFDWVAKKMNFPSHIYPGRYIIRNGLNNRALIKLMRSGKQTPVKITFNNIRTRPQLAGVLANQVEPDSAPIAEKMLNAEYAQKFGFDIDNFGCMFLPNTYEVYWDIDTEKLFKRFHSEYNRFWSEEKKQKAKSLELSPIEVSILASIVEKETSVIEEYSTIAGVYLNRLKERMPLQADPTVIFAHKDFSIKRVLHKHLEIDSPYNTYKYRGLPPGPICIPSIQAINSVLNNKSHNYLYFCAKDDFSGRHVFAKTLRQHNQNARMYRKALNKRKIYN from the coding sequence ATGCTGAAAAAAATTATAATTTTGCTGGTTACAGCTCTTCTTGCCGGATTTGGCATTGCCGGATACCTGGCCTGGAAATATGTGTATAAAAGCAATGTAGATTTAACAGAAGATCAGATCTCATTTTATATACAGACTGGCAACAATTATGAAGATGTTTTTGAAAAACTTGACAGTTTGGATATTATTGACAATCCCAACACATTTGATTGGGTAGCAAAAAAAATGAACTTTCCCAGTCATATTTATCCGGGTCGGTATATCATTCGGAACGGACTTAACAACAGGGCGCTAATCAAGCTAATGCGTTCGGGCAAACAAACACCTGTAAAGATTACATTCAACAACATTAGAACGCGACCACAGCTAGCCGGAGTACTTGCCAACCAGGTAGAACCCGACAGTGCGCCCATAGCTGAAAAAATGCTAAATGCAGAATACGCACAGAAATTCGGTTTTGATATTGATAACTTTGGCTGCATGTTTTTACCTAACACATATGAAGTGTATTGGGATATTGATACAGAGAAACTCTTTAAACGTTTTCATTCGGAATATAACCGCTTTTGGAGTGAAGAGAAAAAGCAAAAAGCTAAATCTCTGGAACTTTCTCCGATAGAAGTTTCCATACTGGCCTCTATTGTAGAAAAAGAAACTTCAGTTATAGAAGAGTATTCAACCATCGCAGGTGTTTATTTGAACAGGCTAAAGGAGCGAATGCCATTACAGGCAGACCCTACAGTTATATTCGCGCATAAAGATTTTTCCATTAAACGTGTACTCCACAAGCATTTAGAAATAGACTCACCATACAATACCTACAAATACCGTGGCCTACCACCCGGTCCAATTTGTATACCTTCAATACAAGCCATTAACAGTGTATTAAACAATAAGTCGCATAATTATCTTTATTTTTGCGCCAAAGACGATTTTTCGGGCAGGCATGTATTTGCTAAAACTCTTAGGCAGCACAACCAAAACGCCAGAATGTACCGAAAAGCATTAAATAAAAGAAAAATATATAATTAA
- a CDS encoding YdcF family protein has protein sequence MRTFLKVLKKVLFIGVISWFGLTILMLAIGFTSLPFWGIHHLSKPGSAYSFEPEYIIFMGGSGFPGKSSLMRIYYTSKLAHEYPKAKIVAAFPGDPKKSDGMLSNISREFKIRGIDSTRIIFEPQGTNTRWQAMEIKENIITNPGDNMVIVSSPAHIYRAVKVFSSLGFKNIGSFACFERNINVSLQFDSEDIEGKAYLPDIGANQQLRYQFWNHLKYEIVLLREYAAITYYFLQGWI, from the coding sequence TTGCGCACTTTTTTAAAAGTATTAAAAAAAGTGCTGTTTATTGGTGTTATATCGTGGTTTGGTTTAACCATACTAATGCTGGCCATAGGCTTTACCAGCTTACCTTTTTGGGGTATACACCACCTTTCAAAACCTGGTTCGGCTTACAGTTTTGAGCCTGAATATATAATATTTATGGGTGGGTCAGGATTTCCGGGGAAATCGAGTTTAATGCGTATTTATTACACCAGTAAGTTGGCACATGAATATCCCAAAGCCAAAATAGTTGCAGCGTTTCCGGGTGACCCGAAAAAAAGTGATGGAATGCTAAGCAATATTAGCAGAGAATTTAAAATAAGAGGTATTGACTCAACCCGAATAATCTTTGAGCCCCAGGGCACGAATACACGGTGGCAGGCAATGGAGATCAAAGAAAATATTATCACTAATCCCGGTGACAATATGGTTATTGTATCATCTCCAGCTCATATTTACAGGGCGGTTAAGGTTTTTAGTTCATTAGGTTTTAAAAACATTGGAAGTTTTGCCTGTTTTGAACGCAATATAAATGTATCATTACAATTTGACTCAGAAGACATTGAAGGGAAAGCATACTTGCCAGATATTGGCGCTAATCAACAGTTGCGTTATCAATTCTGGAATCATTTGAAATATGAAATTGTACTGCTCAGAGAATACGCAGCAATCACCTATTATTTTTTACAGGGATGGATTTGA
- a CDS encoding 3'(2'),5'-bisphosphate nucleotidase CysQ family protein, giving the protein MERIRHALDAALKASHLIMKYYEGEIEVETKADQSPVTIADKEADELIRKVLEDTGLPILSEEHPIPPHDERLQWEQFWMVDPLDGTKEFIKKNGEFTINIALLENNVPVGGVIAAPASNIVYFGESGYGSFKSELSPETENLNDIFKNVTPLQPEDFKNDDTLKVAVSRSHLDDTTVKYIEKLKKDYDVDTTSAGSAIKIGLLAEGKAHIYPRFSPCMEWDIAAGFGIVNQLDFQFISTENQKKLNFNKKDLHVNGFIALKDKKFL; this is encoded by the coding sequence ATGGAAAGAATAAGACACGCACTGGACGCGGCATTAAAGGCATCACACTTAATCATGAAATACTATGAAGGAGAGATTGAAGTGGAGACAAAAGCAGACCAAAGCCCCGTAACCATTGCCGATAAAGAGGCGGACGAATTGATACGAAAAGTACTGGAAGATACCGGACTTCCGATTTTAAGCGAAGAACATCCTATTCCTCCACATGATGAGCGCCTGCAATGGGAGCAATTTTGGATGGTCGACCCCCTGGATGGTACAAAGGAATTTATAAAAAAGAATGGTGAGTTTACAATCAACATTGCTTTGCTGGAAAATAATGTTCCGGTAGGAGGAGTTATAGCGGCCCCAGCATCCAATATTGTATATTTTGGCGAAAGCGGTTACGGCTCGTTTAAAAGCGAATTGTCGCCAGAAACCGAAAATCTGAATGATATTTTTAAAAATGTAACACCTCTGCAACCAGAAGACTTTAAAAATGACGATACACTTAAAGTTGCCGTTTCGCGCTCACACCTTGATGATACAACTGTGAAATATATTGAAAAACTGAAAAAAGACTATGATGTAGATACTACATCGGCCGGAAGTGCAATAAAGATTGGGCTTTTAGCAGAAGGGAAAGCACATATTTACCCAAGATTCTCACCTTGCATGGAGTGGGATATTGCAGCAGGCTTTGGTATTGTAAACCAACTCGATTTTCAGTTTATCAGCACCGAGAACCAAAAGAAACTCAATTTTAACAAAAAAGATTTGCACGTAAATGGCTTTATTGCCCTAAAAGATAAAAAGTTTCTTTAA
- the cls gene encoding cardiolipin synthase produces MLGFWEYIRDIWPHIYLIVYWIYIAIIALVIIFVITDDKSPVKTLAWVMVLIFLPIAGLVLYIFFGQNFRKQKIFSRKGLEDFRQIEKLRFEQLQYLDRPEITHYRPAYKKMHIMKLLLNNSKSIISQNNKIKVLNDGKEKFPELISALKKAKHHIHIEYYIFEYDSIGKEICDILIEKASKGVEVRMIIDHVGSWHFPNKKINALKASGIKLQKFMPVTFPYFTSKINYRNHRKIVVIDGKTGFVGGINVAEKYIHGTKQLGAWHDMHLKIQGNAVHSLQTVFLTDWYFLTKELPTAEIYFPEINEKHESIVQIAASGPDSSWAGIMQTYFSAIATAREYIYIATPYLLPNPALLTALKTASLSGVDVRLIIPRKSDSRIVTYASLSFVSELLNAGIKVYFFQEGFIHSKTMVVDSILSSVGTANLDYRSLSVNFEVNALIYDEPTSQRLRDIFMNDLAKSTLITKENWKRRSKITLLKSSIARVFSPLM; encoded by the coding sequence ATGCTGGGGTTTTGGGAATATATACGTGATATCTGGCCGCATATTTATTTAATTGTGTATTGGATCTATATTGCCATCATTGCACTGGTTATCATTTTTGTTATCACAGATGATAAAAGCCCGGTAAAAACGCTTGCATGGGTAATGGTACTCATTTTTCTACCCATAGCCGGGTTGGTGCTTTACATATTTTTCGGACAAAACTTTCGCAAACAAAAAATCTTCTCGCGCAAGGGCCTTGAGGATTTCAGGCAAATAGAAAAACTTCGCTTTGAGCAGCTTCAATATTTAGACCGGCCGGAAATTACACATTACAGACCGGCTTATAAAAAAATGCACATTATGAAGTTGCTCCTAAACAACAGCAAATCAATTATATCGCAAAACAACAAGATAAAAGTATTAAACGATGGTAAAGAAAAATTTCCGGAACTAATTAGTGCCCTAAAAAAAGCCAAACACCACATTCACATTGAGTACTACATATTTGAATACGATAGTATCGGAAAAGAGATTTGCGATATACTAATAGAAAAAGCAAGCAAAGGTGTAGAAGTACGCATGATTATTGACCATGTAGGAAGCTGGCATTTCCCGAACAAAAAAATAAATGCACTTAAAGCTTCCGGCATAAAATTACAGAAGTTTATGCCGGTTACATTCCCGTATTTTACCAGTAAAATTAACTACCGCAACCACAGAAAAATAGTTGTAATTGACGGAAAAACAGGTTTTGTGGGCGGAATAAACGTAGCAGAAAAATACATACACGGTACAAAACAACTTGGAGCCTGGCACGATATGCACCTTAAAATACAGGGCAATGCCGTGCACTCATTACAAACAGTTTTTTTAACCGATTGGTATTTCCTTACCAAAGAACTACCCACAGCTGAGATTTACTTCCCCGAGATAAATGAAAAACACGAAAGCATTGTACAAATTGCAGCCAGTGGTCCTGATAGCAGTTGGGCCGGAATTATGCAAACGTATTTTTCAGCTATTGCTACGGCAAGAGAATACATTTATATAGCAACCCCCTACCTCCTACCCAATCCCGCCCTGCTGACTGCCCTCAAAACAGCATCGTTGTCGGGTGTCGATGTGCGGCTTATAATTCCGCGCAAAAGCGATTCAAGAATTGTTACCTATGCAAGTCTCTCTTTTGTATCGGAATTACTTAATGCCGGAATTAAAGTCTATTTTTTCCAGGAAGGGTTCATTCACAGCAAAACCATGGTTGTAGACAGTATACTATCCTCTGTGGGAACGGCTAACCTTGATTACAGAAGCCTCTCTGTAAATTTCGAAGTAAATGCCCTCATTTATGATGAACCAACTTCTCAACGACTCAGAGATATTTTCATGAACGACCTTGCAAAAAGTACACTCATAACCAAAGAAAACTGGAAACGACGTAGTAAAATCACACTACTTAAAAGTAGCATTGCCAGAGTGTTTAGTCCGTTAATGTAA
- a CDS encoding BatA domain-containing protein has translation MTFQNPAILYGLALAALPLIIHLINLRKYRKMYFSSLWFLKNIQYQTRRSRKIHEWIILLLRTLLIASLVMAFAGPIITTNTSKKSQALHLIVDNTLSMQGNNQKGNLFDQAKTKAYEVCDALETNQHVNIHFTAAANSQWELSPQQAKEVLSAAEPSHGARKINSIVKNIYEKSNIAPNLVILSDFQKNILQPDTIFRDSLLAINIVKYSNESQNISIDTMWFESPLQIPGQNAMLNILIRNHANDEINELPVKVEVNGELLSAGTVSIAPTAQKVYKTTVEIEDLGQLKITALIDDNPLTFDNKYYSGVNISSKVKIIETGAKPSLYLKALYDEPDFFEHEFLPADNIPLSEINKAQTIIVHQPVEISPGLGNAIAQAIPAGKNILIIPQVKENPAEINQLLETFRLPQIDKIIEDSTKIKEINVGHPLFNNAIKAFDEQMNLPAIENYYQLASENSYAPVIYNDLNQAILFHMKRGNGNVYMFTFDALNKQFATHPLFVPLFYNAASIRNKNTIPSITSNEAGTVKLTGINKRGDSPIKIRHKKGEFIPYMYNNPNATMLAVRENQINKPGFYDIVLEDSVVNLLAVNHQKDESIMDFYGSETLLNQVFNYGLANNFDIDAAAEEILNPVEKLWRYFIIIALIMILSEIALIYFKEKSYKT, from the coding sequence ATGACGTTTCAAAATCCAGCAATACTTTATGGCCTTGCTTTAGCAGCATTGCCACTCATTATACACCTGATTAATCTGCGTAAATACCGCAAAATGTATTTTAGCTCGCTGTGGTTTCTTAAAAACATACAATACCAAACGCGCAGATCCAGAAAAATTCATGAATGGATAATTTTACTCCTAAGAACACTGCTTATAGCCAGCCTGGTTATGGCATTTGCCGGACCAATTATTACGACAAACACAAGCAAAAAATCACAGGCACTTCACCTGATAGTAGACAACACACTAAGCATGCAGGGAAACAACCAAAAAGGAAATTTATTCGATCAGGCAAAAACCAAAGCCTATGAGGTTTGTGATGCACTGGAAACAAATCAACACGTAAATATTCATTTCACAGCAGCTGCAAATTCCCAATGGGAGCTTTCACCTCAACAGGCAAAAGAAGTTTTAAGTGCAGCAGAGCCAAGCCATGGTGCGAGAAAAATCAACTCTATAGTTAAAAACATTTATGAAAAAAGCAATATTGCACCAAACCTTGTAATATTATCAGATTTTCAGAAAAACATTTTGCAACCTGATACAATTTTCCGGGACAGTTTGCTTGCAATAAATATTGTAAAATATAGTAACGAAAGTCAAAATATAAGCATCGACACCATGTGGTTTGAATCACCGCTCCAAATACCTGGTCAGAACGCAATGCTCAATATACTTATAAGGAACCATGCAAATGATGAAATAAATGAACTACCGGTAAAAGTTGAAGTTAATGGCGAGCTACTATCCGCAGGCACAGTAAGCATTGCCCCTACGGCTCAAAAGGTTTATAAAACAACTGTAGAAATCGAAGATTTAGGACAATTAAAAATAACAGCACTTATTGATGATAATCCACTTACTTTTGATAATAAATACTATTCAGGAGTTAATATTTCATCAAAAGTTAAAATCATTGAAACAGGAGCAAAACCATCACTATATTTAAAAGCTCTGTATGATGAACCCGATTTCTTTGAACATGAATTTCTGCCTGCTGATAATATCCCGTTATCGGAAATAAACAAGGCACAAACAATAATTGTACATCAACCAGTAGAAATTAGTCCGGGTCTGGGTAACGCCATTGCACAAGCCATTCCAGCTGGTAAAAATATCCTGATTATACCACAGGTAAAAGAAAATCCAGCTGAAATTAACCAACTTTTAGAAACCTTCAGATTACCGCAGATAGACAAAATAATAGAAGACTCGACCAAAATAAAAGAGATAAATGTGGGGCACCCCTTATTTAATAATGCCATTAAAGCATTTGATGAACAGATGAATTTACCTGCCATTGAAAATTATTATCAATTAGCCTCTGAAAACTCCTACGCACCGGTGATTTACAATGATTTGAATCAGGCGATACTATTTCACATGAAAAGAGGTAACGGCAATGTGTATATGTTTACATTTGATGCACTCAACAAACAATTTGCCACGCACCCACTATTTGTTCCGTTATTTTACAACGCAGCGTCAATACGAAACAAAAATACAATTCCCTCAATTACAAGTAATGAAGCTGGCACAGTTAAACTGACTGGAATTAATAAAAGAGGTGACAGCCCAATAAAAATAAGACATAAAAAAGGAGAATTCATACCTTACATGTATAATAACCCGAACGCCACCATGCTGGCCGTGCGCGAAAACCAAATAAACAAGCCGGGGTTTTATGACATTGTATTAGAGGACTCTGTCGTTAACCTTCTGGCGGTTAACCATCAGAAAGATGAATCAATTATGGATTTTTATGGTTCAGAAACATTACTAAATCAGGTTTTCAATTATGGATTGGCCAATAATTTTGATATAGATGCTGCTGCAGAAGAAATACTAAACCCTGTAGAAAAATTATGGCGGTATTTTATCATTATCGCACTGATTATGATCTTGTCAGAAATTGCCCTAATTTACTTTAAAGAAAAAAGTTATAAAACATAA